In Bacillus cereus ATCC 14579, a single window of DNA contains:
- a CDS encoding helix-turn-helix domain-containing protein encodes MSDFLKLVGENIRFLRKKRGLTQEELAEQINLQQAYIGGVERGERNISMLTLQKIAVGLEVSPDEVLNFSNVNLIDNPQREESLSIITSLLHQKNVNELQFILKFLYNFSEFVESNSNK; translated from the coding sequence TTGTCTGATTTCTTAAAATTGGTTGGAGAAAACATCCGCTTTTTACGAAAAAAAAGAGGATTGACACAAGAAGAATTGGCTGAACAAATCAATCTGCAACAAGCTTACATTGGTGGTGTTGAACGTGGAGAAAGGAATATTTCCATGCTTACTCTGCAAAAAATTGCTGTTGGCCTAGAGGTTTCACCTGATGAAGTGTTAAATTTTAGTAATGTTAATTTAATCGATAATCCTCAAAGAGAGGAATCTCTTAGTATTATTACTTCTCTACTGCATCAAAAAAATGTTAATGAATTGCAATTTATCCTAAAGTTTCTTTATAATTTCTCTGAATTCGTTGAAAGTAACAGCAATAAGTAG
- a CDS encoding YjcZ family sporulation protein codes for MSYGGSCGFGGGFALLVVLFILLIIVGCSCWGGGY; via the coding sequence ATGAGTTACGGTGGTTCTTGTGGTTTTGGTGGAGGTTTCGCTTTACTAGTTGTGTTATTCATTCTATTAATAATTGTAGGATGCAGCTGCTGGGGCGGAGGATACTAA
- a CDS encoding DUF6440 family protein, which produces MCSRVTIVDKETGIHHLISLSGYAGEITPLLYKEGKTMIKSNTE; this is translated from the coding sequence ATGTGTTCACGAGTAACGATAGTAGATAAAGAAACAGGAATTCATCATTTAATTAGTTTGAGTGGATATGCAGGGGAAATTACTCCGTTATTGTATAAGGAAGGAAAAACAATGATAAAATCAAATACTGAATAA
- a CDS encoding isochorismatase family protein: protein MIKGYAALLIIDVQVGSFKEERMLYKGIELLKNIQLLIHKARTVQAPIFYMKFNGKTGSLLERGNPEWAIHETSLQQELNKRDIEHIVITGVQSEICIDATCRRAYSLGYNVTLVEDGHSTYDTTLLSASQIIKHHNDIIGEWFANLKKAQIIEF, encoded by the coding sequence ATGATAAAAGGCTATGCAGCATTGCTTATTATAGATGTACAAGTGGGTTCATTTAAAGAAGAAAGAATGCTATATAAAGGAATTGAATTATTAAAAAACATTCAATTGTTAATCCATAAAGCTCGTACTGTTCAAGCGCCTATTTTTTACATGAAGTTTAATGGGAAAACAGGCTCTTTATTAGAGCGTGGAAATCCCGAATGGGCAATTCATGAAACAAGTCTTCAACAAGAATTGAATAAAAGGGACATCGAACACATTGTGATTACAGGCGTTCAGTCTGAAATATGTATAGACGCGACGTGTCGACGTGCATATAGCTTAGGGTATAATGTTACTCTTGTTGAAGATGGGCATAGTACATATGACACTACATTATTATCGGCATCCCAAATTATTAAGCATCATAACGATATAATAGGTGAATGGTTTGCTAATTTGAAAAAAGCTCAGATAATTGAATTTTAA
- a CDS encoding HAD family hydrolase, with product MIKAVIFDLDGTLLDRDSSLKLFIKEQYKRHINKLKHIPEEQYVSRFIELDNKGYVWKDKVYQQLLQEHSISDLTWEQLLEDYINNFQHHCIPFSNMEHVLKELKDKGILLGMITNGFTDFQLLNIQALGIEKYMDTILVSEQEGIKKPQAEIFMRALERLGVTPEESVYIGDHPENDVIGARNVGMNAIWKKDAFWENPFTDEYIIDDLKELLLLIDTIKKNKYLSIKLTTITKRRKFYEFSRRKVSIYSNFSI from the coding sequence ATGATTAAAGCAGTTATCTTCGACTTAGATGGAACTTTATTAGATAGGGATAGTTCTCTTAAACTCTTTATTAAAGAACAATATAAGAGGCATATCAATAAACTAAAACATATACCTGAAGAACAATATGTATCTCGATTTATTGAGTTAGATAATAAGGGATACGTTTGGAAGGACAAGGTATACCAACAATTACTCCAAGAGCATTCTATTTCCGATTTAACATGGGAGCAATTATTAGAGGATTACATAAACAACTTTCAACATCACTGTATTCCTTTTTCTAACATGGAGCATGTACTAAAAGAGTTGAAAGACAAAGGCATATTATTAGGCATGATTACAAATGGATTCACTGATTTTCAACTCCTAAATATCCAAGCCTTAGGAATTGAGAAATACATGGATACCATTTTAGTGTCTGAACAAGAGGGAATTAAAAAACCTCAAGCTGAAATCTTTATGAGAGCTTTAGAAAGATTAGGTGTTACCCCCGAAGAAAGCGTATACATAGGGGATCATCCAGAAAATGATGTAATAGGAGCTCGAAATGTGGGAATGAATGCAATATGGAAGAAAGATGCGTTTTGGGAAAATCCATTTACAGATGAATACATAATTGATGATTTAAAAGAATTACTGTTACTAATTGATACAATCAAAAAAAATAAGTACTTATCAATAAAATTGACTACTATAACCAAAAGGAGGAAGTTTTATGAGTTCAGTAGAAGAAAAGTTTCTATCTACAGTAATTTTTCAATTTGA
- a CDS encoding energy-coupling factor transporter transmembrane component T family protein, whose amino-acid sequence MHSTYFHRMDGVVKLFLFIFCMTLTFLFFDFRVLLILFIIGCIGLSIAKIPFRKILIVFSVIFTFSLLNSVMILFITPTHGSELTESYTAFLHVGYATITYETLFYAATLSLKYFTLLPFTLLFIYTTDPSEFVSSLSKLGIHYKITYAINIALRYIPDIQSEYKIIKHAQEARGVAFEKGEASLWVRMKNRVLIFWPLIIHSLERIDTVSNAMDLRGFGKKDKRTWFYTSKAKREDFIALFAGIFIFIVAVYLKLNVFQNFWYPF is encoded by the coding sequence GTGCATAGTACATATTTTCATCGTATGGATGGGGTAGTGAAATTGTTTTTATTTATTTTTTGTATGACGCTTACTTTTTTGTTTTTTGATTTTCGGGTGTTGCTAATATTATTTATTATTGGGTGTATCGGACTCAGCATTGCTAAAATTCCATTTCGTAAAATTTTAATTGTTTTTAGTGTCATATTTACATTTAGTTTATTAAACTCTGTCATGATTTTATTTATTACACCAACTCATGGATCTGAATTAACTGAATCATATACCGCGTTTTTACATGTTGGATATGCAACGATTACATATGAAACATTATTTTATGCAGCTACACTTTCATTAAAGTATTTTACGTTATTACCATTTACACTTCTTTTTATTTACACGACAGATCCAAGCGAATTTGTAAGTAGCTTAAGTAAACTTGGTATTCATTATAAGATTACATATGCAATAAATATTGCACTACGTTATATTCCTGACATCCAGTCTGAGTATAAAATTATTAAACACGCGCAAGAAGCGAGAGGAGTGGCTTTTGAAAAAGGAGAAGCAAGTTTATGGGTTCGTATGAAGAACCGTGTTTTAATTTTCTGGCCACTAATCATTCATTCTCTAGAAAGAATAGATACGGTTTCAAATGCAATGGATTTAAGAGGATTTGGAAAGAAGGATAAACGTACATGGTTTTATACAAGTAAGGCGAAACGTGAAGATTTCATCGCTTTATTTGCCGGTATTTTCATATTTATTGTTGCGGTATATTTAAAATTAAACGTATTTCAAAACTTTTGGTATCCATTTTAA
- a CDS encoding inositol-3-phosphate synthase has translation MYTLSVVFFQNAGGTPTEKEFETLQLTPLDQIAFGGWDIQKDSLIEVVKKYGIIQESILKKFEMQLNDVPIWQAPLANVNDFVKGVYSLTGEPENLMSAVNQIQADIKEFRKKYNLERIVVVNTASTEEKTKSHYLYQSLKAFETGLRENSPDIRPGMLYAYAAMKSKCAYVNFTPSVTTEIPALQELAELQAVPTAGKDGRTGQTLYKHVLGKMFKQRGLNIVGWYSTNILGNQDGAVLEHPTHSSTKIDSKSIGLEQILGYSHFDHKVRIDYFPVRGDRKEAWDTIDFEGWLGERMTMKINWLGIDSILAAPLIIDLSRFMEHALREGKVGIMEHLSLFFKAPIGTDEYALDKQYQTLLDYVKHFE, from the coding sequence TTGTATACTCTTAGCGTGGTTTTTTTCCAAAATGCTGGCGGTACCCCTACAGAGAAAGAATTTGAGACATTACAGCTAACTCCACTCGATCAGATTGCTTTTGGTGGATGGGATATACAAAAGGATTCATTGATAGAAGTAGTAAAAAAATATGGTATCATTCAGGAATCTATTTTGAAGAAATTTGAAATGCAACTCAATGATGTTCCTATTTGGCAAGCACCACTGGCTAATGTAAATGATTTTGTTAAAGGGGTCTATAGTCTGACAGGAGAGCCTGAGAACTTAATGAGCGCAGTGAATCAAATTCAGGCAGACATTAAAGAATTTAGAAAAAAATATAATCTTGAAAGAATTGTTGTGGTAAATACGGCTTCAACAGAAGAAAAGACAAAAAGTCATTATTTATATCAGTCATTAAAAGCATTTGAGACTGGGTTAAGGGAAAATTCACCTGATATTCGACCAGGTATGCTGTATGCATATGCGGCAATGAAATCAAAATGTGCCTATGTAAATTTTACGCCGAGTGTGACGACTGAGATACCAGCATTACAGGAATTAGCAGAACTGCAGGCTGTTCCGACGGCAGGAAAAGATGGAAGAACAGGTCAGACTTTATATAAACACGTTTTAGGAAAAATGTTCAAACAACGTGGATTGAATATTGTCGGGTGGTATAGTACGAACATCTTAGGGAATCAAGATGGTGCAGTTTTGGAACACCCAACACATTCTTCAACAAAAATTGATTCGAAATCCATTGGGCTAGAACAAATATTAGGGTACAGTCATTTTGATCATAAAGTAAGAATTGATTACTTTCCTGTCCGAGGAGATAGGAAAGAAGCCTGGGATACCATTGACTTTGAAGGCTGGTTAGGAGAACGAATGACAATGAAAATTAATTGGTTAGGTATTGATTCGATTTTAGCTGCCCCTCTAATAATTGATCTGTCCCGTTTTATGGAGCATGCACTTAGAGAAGGGAAGGTAGGAATAATGGAACATCTTTCCCTTTTTTTTAAAGCTCCAATTGGAACAGATGAGTATGCCCTTGATAAGCAATACCAAACGTTATTAGATTATGTTAAACATTTCGAATAA
- the ltrA gene encoding group II intron reverse transcriptase/maturase, with protein sequence MNTSERASAHVSYTNWKAVQMYVTKLRQRIYRAEQLQQQRKVRKLQRLLMRSEANLLLSIRRVTQQNKGKRTAGVDEHTALSRRERNLLYEQLKKLNTLQHRPKPAKRIYIVKKNGKLRPLGIPTIKDRVYQNIVRNALEPQWEARFEAISYGFRPKRSTHDAIRSIFNRINGGTKKKWIVEGDFQGCFDHLNHEWILKQTSYFPGRKLLKRWLKMGYMEQSFFAETQEGTPQGGIISPLLANIALHGMEETLGITYKKNYKANDSYIMNPACKFTLIRYADDFVVLTETKEQALSVYMRLRPYLKDRGLELSPEKTKVTHIEEGFEFLGFLIRQYQTEQGNKLFIKPSKGSRQKAKKKIGDTLRVMRGQPIGEIIRVLNPIIRGYGQYWKHVVSKKIFGTMDSYIYWRIGKHLRQLHPKKSWKWIYARYYRHPHHGGNAWTPTCPKTNIQLLHMSWIKIERHNMVKFKNSPDDPTLKEYWEKRDRKVFDTENTMDRMKLARKQGYRCAICKTPLQNGEKVVVKDMPVPQHLILSNLNLKLVHLPCLY encoded by the coding sequence ATGAACACCTCAGAACGAGCGTCGGCGCACGTCTCGTATACAAACTGGAAAGCAGTTCAGATGTATGTGACGAAGTTACGACAAAGAATTTACCGTGCCGAACAGTTACAGCAACAAAGAAAGGTAAGAAAACTTCAACGCTTACTCATGAGAAGCGAAGCAAACTTACTGTTATCAATTAGACGAGTAACACAGCAGAATAAAGGAAAGCGAACAGCAGGTGTTGATGAACATACAGCCTTGAGTCGCAGAGAAAGAAATCTTCTCTATGAGCAACTCAAAAAGTTAAATACGCTACAACACCGACCAAAACCAGCAAAACGTATATACATTGTGAAGAAAAACGGAAAATTGCGACCGTTGGGCATCCCAACTATAAAGGATAGGGTATATCAAAATATAGTGCGAAATGCCCTTGAACCACAGTGGGAAGCCAGATTTGAAGCTATTTCTTACGGGTTTCGTCCTAAGCGAAGTACCCATGATGCCATACGAAGCATTTTCAATAGAATCAACGGGGGCACAAAGAAGAAATGGATAGTTGAAGGAGATTTTCAGGGCTGTTTTGATCATCTCAACCATGAGTGGATACTCAAACAAACTTCTTACTTCCCAGGAAGAAAACTATTGAAGCGATGGCTCAAGATGGGATACATGGAGCAAAGCTTTTTCGCGGAAACGCAAGAAGGTACTCCGCAAGGAGGAATTATCTCGCCACTTCTCGCTAACATTGCCCTTCATGGAATGGAAGAAACCTTGGGAATTACTTACAAGAAAAACTATAAAGCTAATGATAGTTATATTATGAATCCTGCTTGCAAATTTACCCTTATCCGTTACGCAGATGATTTTGTGGTCTTAACGGAGACAAAAGAACAAGCACTCTCTGTATATATGAGACTTCGTCCCTACTTAAAGGACAGGGGATTGGAATTAAGCCCTGAAAAGACGAAGGTTACACATATTGAGGAAGGATTTGAGTTCCTAGGATTCTTGATTCGGCAGTACCAAACTGAACAGGGGAATAAACTGTTCATCAAACCAAGTAAGGGCAGTAGACAGAAAGCGAAGAAGAAAATTGGAGATACTTTACGTGTCATGAGGGGTCAACCCATCGGAGAAATCATCCGAGTGCTTAATCCTATTATCAGAGGATACGGGCAATACTGGAAACATGTCGTTTCTAAGAAAATCTTTGGTACAATGGATAGCTATATCTATTGGAGAATCGGCAAACATCTTCGACAGCTCCATCCAAAGAAGTCGTGGAAATGGATATATGCAAGATATTACAGGCATCCACATCATGGTGGAAATGCTTGGACACCAACCTGCCCGAAAACAAATATCCAACTCTTACATATGTCATGGATTAAGATTGAGAGACACAACATGGTGAAATTCAAAAATAGTCCTGATGACCCAACATTGAAAGAATACTGGGAAAAAAGAGACCGTAAGGTATTTGATACGGAAAACACGATGGATAGAATGAAGCTGGCTAGAAAACAAGGTTACCGCTGCGCTATCTGCAAAACTCCACTACAAAACGGGGAAAAGGTAGTCGTAAAAGACATGCCTGTTCCGCAACACCTCATATTGTCTAATTTAAACTTAAAATTAGTTCACTTACCTTGCCTATACTAA
- a CDS encoding GrpB family protein has translation MDQQIVIKPYQKEWVEEYIKEKEKFCSLLGQEIIAVEHIGSTAVEGLGAKPLIDMMIGVTELQIAEKWIEVLSEIGYEYVPKDATNWRFFRKGKWRAGTHHLHIYIYNSDEWRNNILFRDFLISHEWARKEYRELKERLAITYAFDRVSYTKAKAPFIRKILELARIQ, from the coding sequence ATGGATCAACAAATTGTTATTAAACCGTATCAAAAAGAATGGGTTGAAGAGTATATAAAAGAAAAAGAGAAATTTTGTTCCTTGTTAGGACAAGAAATAATTGCTGTTGAACATATAGGAAGCACAGCAGTAGAAGGATTAGGAGCTAAACCTCTTATTGATATGATGATTGGCGTAACAGAATTGCAAATAGCTGAAAAGTGGATTGAAGTTCTATCGGAAATTGGATATGAGTATGTTCCAAAAGATGCAACGAATTGGCGTTTTTTTAGAAAGGGAAAATGGAGAGCGGGTACTCATCATTTGCATATTTATATTTATAATAGTGATGAGTGGAGAAACAATATTTTATTTCGTGACTTTCTAATAAGCCATGAATGGGCACGTAAAGAATATAGAGAATTAAAAGAGAGGCTTGCTATTACATATGCTTTTGATCGTGTTTCATATACAAAGGCAAAAGCGCCGTTTATTCGAAAAATATTAGAATTGGCTAGAATTCAATAA
- a CDS encoding HNH endonuclease — protein MPKKRTPYETWRKNIRPIIWKRDNKQCIRCKKTVLLSECHIDHIISGLHGDNRLQNLRTLCRRCHVLRSDRLHRGMIAKALKDGVITADWRQYVWEEESLLKR, from the coding sequence ATGCCTAAAAAAAGAACACCTTATGAAACTTGGAGGAAAAACATAAGACCAATTATATGGAAGAGAGATAATAAACAATGTATACGTTGCAAAAAGACAGTTTTATTAAGCGAATGTCATATAGACCATATAATTAGTGGGCTGCATGGGGACAATAGACTTCAAAATTTACGTACACTTTGCAGACGTTGTCACGTTCTACGTTCAGATCGCCTTCATCGCGGTATGATTGCAAAAGCTTTAAAAGATGGAGTTATAACAGCAGATTGGCGTCAATATGTTTGGGAAGAAGAATCACTATTGAAAAGATAA
- a CDS encoding GNAT family N-acetyltransferase, whose protein sequence is MNVKIDEKTITTDRLYLRKIGLEDIDDIYSIVKKDMVGTWLAASRGMTKEETKVYVEKFIDHWNQYGFGVWAVLNKCTGEIIGHCGLRYVDQKEEEVEIMYLLDPEFWGRGYATEAAKASIQYATNSMEIKKLIARIKITNDKSKKVLETLEFQYTYDKDYQGKQLSHYEIKLKS, encoded by the coding sequence ATGAATGTAAAAATAGACGAAAAAACAATTACAACAGATCGGCTTTATTTGAGAAAAATAGGCTTAGAAGATATTGATGATATTTATAGTATCGTAAAAAAAGATATGGTCGGTACATGGCTTGCAGCATCTAGAGGAATGACAAAAGAAGAAACAAAAGTGTACGTCGAAAAGTTTATAGATCATTGGAATCAATATGGCTTTGGTGTATGGGCAGTATTAAATAAATGTACAGGGGAAATTATAGGACATTGCGGATTAAGATATGTAGATCAAAAAGAAGAGGAAGTTGAAATTATGTATCTTTTAGATCCTGAATTTTGGGGAAGGGGTTATGCAACAGAAGCTGCAAAAGCATCTATACAATATGCCACTAACTCGATGGAAATTAAAAAACTGATTGCGAGAATTAAAATTACAAATGATAAATCAAAAAAGGTATTGGAGACCTTAGAATTCCAATATACTTATGATAAAGACTATCAAGGTAAACAACTATCACATTATGAAATAAAATTGAAGTCATAA
- a CDS encoding protein kinase domain-containing protein: MKDNSVEIQLNNVTFQLKEYHNFDWLIKLGTVFAVFDQQDSGNISFGVEKDGHKKFIKYAGAQTIAYEGTTGDAIERLKNSVTIYEDLKHKSLIRLIDHFPVQSGYVLIFDWFDGECLHSHWRFPSPEKYKNPNSPFYKFRHLSAIERIHSLHSIFSFHSYVEKKNYVAIDFYDGSILYNFNTNETKICDIDLYSKKPYINRMGRLWGSSRFMSPEEFELNATIDERTNVFNMGAMAFSLLGGEKDRSFIKWEASKELYEVAYRAVNANRAERYASVIEFYEAWLKAANAERI, from the coding sequence ATGAAAGATAATTCCGTGGAAATTCAGTTAAATAACGTAACATTCCAATTAAAAGAATATCATAATTTTGATTGGCTTATTAAATTAGGGACCGTATTTGCAGTTTTTGACCAACAAGATTCAGGTAATATAAGTTTTGGTGTAGAAAAAGATGGGCATAAGAAATTTATCAAATACGCAGGAGCACAAACAATTGCATATGAAGGAACAACGGGTGATGCTATTGAAAGGCTAAAAAATTCAGTTACTATCTATGAAGATTTAAAGCATAAATCGCTCATAAGATTAATTGATCATTTTCCAGTTCAATCTGGATATGTATTAATTTTCGATTGGTTTGATGGTGAGTGTCTTCATTCGCATTGGCGTTTCCCATCTCCTGAAAAATATAAAAATCCAAACTCACCATTTTATAAATTTAGACATTTATCTGCTATAGAACGAATTCATTCCTTACATTCCATTTTTTCTTTCCATAGTTATGTAGAAAAGAAAAACTATGTAGCAATAGATTTTTATGACGGTAGTATTTTATATAATTTTAATACAAACGAGACAAAAATTTGTGATATAGATTTATACAGTAAGAAACCTTACATAAATAGAATGGGCCGGCTATGGGGTTCCTCCCGTTTTATGTCACCAGAGGAATTTGAACTAAACGCAACAATTGATGAAAGAACAAATGTATTTAATATGGGAGCAATGGCTTTCTCACTTTTAGGCGGTGAAAAAGATCGTTCTTTTATAAAATGGGAAGCAAGTAAGGAATTATATGAGGTAGCGTATCGTGCTGTAAATGCCAATCGAGCAGAACGGTATGCATCAGTTATAGAATTCTATGAAGCGTGGTTAAAAGCGGCTAATGCGGAAAGGATATAA
- a CDS encoding ABC transporter ATP-binding protein has translation MQPIISFEQFTFQYGHAAQPTLSDITFHIYPGEKVLIAGRSGSGKSTLAHCINGLIPFSYEGNSTGNVLIAGKDPREGSIFEQSKQVGTILQDQDAQFIGLTVEEDVAFYLENECVKQDNMKKIVSDSLRKVKMHTFHKQSPHELSGGQKQTVSLAGLLTTNADILLFDEPLANLDPLSAIHTIELMKDIHEQYNKTIVIIEHRIEEIFKLDLDKVILIDEGKVIAMGTPKEILASNILPRIGLREPIYIEALKRLHFDSNNDVIYPMENLQKEKVSNVIKEWMEKQVILKRNAKNKELLKVENLSFSYPNKQKVLENVNLLIYEGEIVALLGHNGAGKSTLAHSLIGINKMKNGKIALKGEDISSWSIRKRGEIISYVMQNPNHMITQPTVFEEVSFTLTLHNFSKEEIKNKVEGILKICGLYPFRNWPIQALSYGQKKRLTIASVLTTNPKLIILDEPTAGQDYYHYKQFMSFIKNLAKKGISFVVITHDMNLALEYTDRAVVLHEGKIIADNTVFDVLGNQETLQRANLRESSLTKLIKFSGIACPEKFMELYLDSTRREEGA, from the coding sequence ATGCAACCAATTATTTCGTTTGAACAATTCACCTTTCAATATGGGCATGCTGCGCAGCCTACTTTAAGTGATATTACCTTTCATATATACCCTGGGGAAAAAGTGCTAATTGCTGGACGAAGTGGTTCAGGAAAGTCGACATTAGCTCATTGTATAAATGGGCTAATCCCATTTTCTTACGAAGGGAATAGCACAGGCAACGTTTTAATTGCCGGTAAAGACCCAAGGGAAGGAAGTATTTTTGAACAAAGTAAACAGGTAGGAACAATTTTGCAAGATCAAGATGCTCAATTTATTGGTCTGACAGTAGAAGAAGATGTAGCTTTTTATTTAGAAAATGAATGTGTAAAGCAAGATAACATGAAAAAGATTGTTTCGGATTCATTAAGAAAGGTGAAGATGCATACGTTTCATAAACAAAGTCCACATGAATTATCAGGAGGTCAAAAGCAAACAGTTTCTCTTGCTGGTTTATTAACAACAAATGCGGATATATTATTGTTCGATGAACCATTAGCGAACTTAGATCCACTAAGCGCCATACATACGATAGAACTTATGAAAGATATACATGAGCAGTATAATAAAACGATTGTTATTATCGAACATAGGATAGAAGAAATTTTCAAACTGGATTTAGACAAAGTTATATTAATTGATGAAGGTAAAGTCATTGCGATGGGAACACCAAAAGAAATCTTAGCGTCAAATATATTACCACGTATTGGCTTAAGAGAGCCTATTTACATCGAAGCATTAAAGAGATTACATTTTGATAGTAATAATGACGTAATATATCCAATGGAAAACCTTCAAAAAGAAAAGGTAAGCAACGTTATAAAAGAGTGGATGGAGAAACAAGTCATATTAAAAAGGAATGCTAAAAACAAGGAATTACTTAAAGTGGAGAATTTATCATTTTCATACCCTAATAAACAAAAAGTATTAGAAAATGTAAACCTTTTAATATATGAAGGAGAAATTGTGGCACTGTTAGGACATAATGGAGCAGGGAAATCAACATTAGCTCATAGTCTTATAGGTATAAACAAAATGAAAAATGGGAAAATTGCGTTAAAAGGTGAAGATATTAGTTCTTGGTCTATTCGTAAACGTGGGGAAATCATATCTTACGTGATGCAAAATCCAAATCATATGATTACACAGCCTACTGTTTTTGAAGAAGTTTCATTTACATTAACATTACATAATTTTTCTAAGGAAGAAATTAAGAATAAAGTAGAAGGGATTTTAAAAATTTGTGGCTTATATCCATTTCGTAATTGGCCAATTCAAGCACTAAGCTATGGGCAAAAAAAGAGACTAACAATCGCATCTGTATTAACAACAAATCCTAAGCTTATCATATTAGATGAACCGACAGCGGGACAAGATTATTATCATTATAAACAATTTATGTCGTTTATTAAAAACCTAGCTAAAAAGGGAATTTCATTTGTTGTTATCACTCACGATATGAATCTCGCGCTAGAATATACAGACCGTGCAGTAGTTCTACATGAAGGGAAAATTATTGCGGATAATACAGTGTTTGATGTATTAGGCAATCAAGAAACGTTACAAAGAGCCAACTTAAGAGAGAGTTCTTTAACCAAGCTTATTAAATTTAGTGGGATTGCATGTCCAGAAAAATTCATGGAGCTTTATTTAGACAGTACTAGGAGGGAGGAAGGTGCATAG